GAGGCTTTTTTGAGATGTACTCTCAGAAATCTTCAAATATTATAATCTTCGCTTCTGGAGTATTATTAATATTTGTTATTTTTTTTTTATGTTATCAGATACTCTTTCAAGAGTAGGTCATTGCCCTTAATCATTGAACAAAAAAACATCCTAATTAGGATGTTTTTTTTATTTTCGAACGTAAGTTTGATAGGTATAATCAAATAGATGTTTCTCATCTTTTAGATTGAAATCAGATTCAATTATTTCCCATTCTAAAGGATTTATTTCAGGGAAAAAGGCATCCGCTTCAAAATTATCATGGACTCTTGTTATTTCAATTTTATCTGCAAAAGGAAGTCCTAGATTATAGATTTCACCACCTCCAATGATATATATGGTTTCGTTTTCTGGGCAAACTTCTATGGCGTT
Above is a window of Flavobacterium sp. 123 DNA encoding:
- a CDS encoding dihydrofolate reductase encodes the protein MIVMIAAVAENNALGKNNELVWHLPNDFKRFKTLTSGHYIIMGRKTFESFPKPLPNRTHVVITRQEDYNPEGCIVVNSLQNAIEVCPENETIYIIGGGEIYNLGLPFADKIEITRVHDNFEADAFFPEINPLEWEIIESDFNLKDEKHLFDYTYQTYVRK